The following proteins come from a genomic window of Mariniflexile sp. TRM1-10:
- a CDS encoding helix-turn-helix transcriptional regulator, with protein MEYIEIKPYKELEPFIHSYWELKGEEFDRQWERNFPDGCAGLVMNLGETCLTDNGSVSMEFGKTYIVGAMTSFKDSFIDSNTHLLGVCLKPATFANFYNYVAQDELTNNTIEFEKSNSFNIDKILANHSNYLNLYFTDRIKSKKNRLQSIISDIHSSNGQLSISELSKRNYTTVRQLERHFKSQIGIPPKEYSNIIRFQNALSIIKNSSENRSLLDIAFECGYYDHSHLTNEIKRNTGLSPSLL; from the coding sequence ATGGAATACATAGAAATAAAACCATACAAAGAACTAGAACCCTTTATTCATTCCTATTGGGAACTGAAAGGAGAAGAATTCGACAGACAATGGGAGCGAAATTTTCCAGATGGCTGTGCCGGCTTAGTAATGAACTTGGGAGAAACCTGTTTGACGGACAATGGTTCTGTATCTATGGAATTTGGGAAAACCTATATAGTTGGTGCAATGACTTCTTTTAAAGATAGTTTTATTGACAGCAACACACATTTATTAGGAGTTTGCCTCAAACCTGCAACTTTTGCAAATTTCTATAATTATGTAGCCCAAGATGAACTGACAAATAATACTATTGAATTTGAAAAATCCAATTCGTTTAATATTGACAAAATACTAGCAAACCATTCCAATTATCTAAATCTATATTTTACAGACAGAATAAAAAGCAAAAAGAACCGACTACAATCTATAATCAGTGATATACATTCTTCAAATGGGCAATTGAGTATTTCCGAACTTTCAAAGCGGAATTATACAACTGTGCGGCAGTTAGAACGACATTTTAAATCACAAATAGGAATTCCACCAAAAGAATATTCAAACATTATTCGCTTTCAAAATGCTTTGAGCATAATTAAAAACTCAAGTGAAAATCGCAGTTTATTAGATATTGCATTTGAGTGCGGCTATTATGACCATTCGCATCTTACTAATGAAATCAAGCGAAATACAGGGCTTTCACCATCGCTACTTTAA
- a CDS encoding THUMP domain-containing class I SAM-dependent RNA methyltransferase — protein MEENFNMLAKTLFGFEDLLANELTQLGAQDVKTGVRSVSFSGDKGFMYKANLGLRTAIKILKPINTFTVNNEQDLYNKLYQMPWEQYVKPTGTIAVDATIHSELFTNSLYIAQKTKDAIVDKFRDTTGERPNVDLKFPDLKVNVHVDRHQCTISLDSSGDSLHKRGYKLATNIAPINEVLAAGLIMLSGWDGQTDFMDPMCGSGTMLIEAAMIACNIPPNLMRKEFAFERWNDWDVDLFEKIEASLLGKTRDFHHKIVGYDKAPSAVAKAIENVKNAQLDDFIEVKHEDFFKTQKGGDAKLHMVFNPPYGERLNIDMQEFYKSIGDTLKQNYPNTDAWFITSNLDALKHVGLRPSRKIHLFNAKLEARLVKYEMYAGSKKGKYMK, from the coding sequence ATGGAAGAAAATTTTAATATGTTAGCCAAAACGTTATTTGGTTTTGAAGATTTATTGGCAAACGAACTGACGCAACTAGGTGCGCAAGATGTTAAAACAGGGGTGCGGAGTGTGTCTTTTTCGGGTGATAAAGGGTTTATGTACAAAGCCAATTTAGGGTTGCGTACCGCCATAAAAATATTAAAACCCATTAATACGTTTACCGTAAATAACGAACAGGATTTATATAACAAACTCTACCAAATGCCTTGGGAACAATATGTAAAACCCACAGGCACCATTGCTGTAGATGCGACTATCCACTCCGAATTATTTACAAATTCGTTATACATCGCACAAAAAACCAAAGACGCCATTGTAGATAAATTTCGCGATACCACAGGCGAACGCCCTAATGTCGATTTAAAATTTCCCGACCTAAAAGTCAATGTGCATGTAGACAGACACCAGTGTACCATTTCGTTAGATTCATCGGGCGATTCCCTACATAAACGCGGTTATAAATTAGCGACCAATATAGCGCCCATAAACGAAGTACTGGCAGCAGGATTGATTATGTTATCGGGTTGGGATGGTCAAACCGATTTTATGGATCCCATGTGCGGATCGGGTACCATGCTTATTGAAGCAGCCATGATAGCCTGCAACATCCCCCCAAACCTCATGCGTAAAGAATTTGCTTTTGAACGTTGGAATGATTGGGATGTCGATTTATTTGAAAAAATTGAAGCATCGCTACTTGGTAAAACCCGCGATTTTCATCATAAAATAGTAGGTTACGATAAAGCACCAAGTGCGGTAGCCAAAGCCATTGAAAACGTAAAAAATGCCCAATTGGATGATTTTATAGAAGTAAAACACGAAGACTTCTTTAAAACCCAAAAAGGCGGTGATGCCAAATTACACATGGTATTTAACCCACCGTATGGCGAGCGTTTAAATATAGATATGCAGGAGTTTTACAAAAGCATAGGCGATACCCTAAAACAGAATTACCCTAATACCGATGCTTGGTTTATAACCAGCAACCTCGATGCATTAAAACATGTAGGGTTAAGACCTTCACGTAAAATACATTTGTTTAATGCCAAACTGGAAGCACGTTTGGTTAAATACGAAATGTATGCGGGGAGTAAAAAGGGGAAGTATATGAAGTAG
- a CDS encoding dihydrofolate reductase family protein — MRKISLFIATSLDGYIAKPNDDLSFLKLVEKEGEDYGYGEFTDTIDTLIVGRKTYDYVLKEIGSSHYDNGQRDVYVITKTQRPNVGRTTFYTDNLTDLVKQLKSENGKNIYCDGGAEIINELLKNDLIDEFIISVVPVLLGNGTRLFKDGRPEQLLEFVTIKTFDTGLTQVHYKRKE; from the coding sequence ATGCGAAAAATATCACTCTTTATTGCCACAAGTTTAGACGGCTACATTGCAAAACCTAATGACGACTTAAGTTTCTTAAAACTCGTAGAAAAAGAAGGCGAAGACTATGGCTATGGAGAATTTACGGATACAATTGACACTTTGATTGTTGGTAGAAAAACCTATGATTATGTGCTTAAAGAAATCGGTTCATCTCATTACGACAATGGACAAAGGGATGTTTATGTTATTACAAAAACCCAAAGACCAAATGTTGGAAGAACAACTTTTTACACGGATAACTTGACCGATTTGGTGAAACAACTAAAATCTGAAAACGGAAAAAATATATATTGTGATGGTGGTGCAGAAATAATTAATGAGCTATTAAAAAATGACTTGATTGATGAGTTTATTATTTCAGTCGTTCCAGTATTGTTAGGTAATGGAACAAGATTATTTAAAGACGGACGACCTGAACAACTACTTGAATTTGTGACAATAAAAACATTTGATACAGGATTGACACAGGTACATTATAAACGAAAAGAATAA